CGCTCCCGCCAGGGTGCCGCTTACGCAGCGGGCGTTTCGACCTTCTGCCGAAGGCCGAGTCACTTTTCTTTTGCTGGCCCAAAAGAAAAGTAACCCAAAGAAAATGGCCTTAGGAGCTGGCAGCATTGCGTGGGGATAAGCCCGAACGGGTGAGGAACGTTGCCACTTGGCAACCTTCGCCGCTACACAGCAGGTACTTCCAAGCGCTTCGCAACGCGCCATGGCGGAGAGGGCTTAACGCGGAGCGCGGCGCCGCTGCGCGGCACCTTCTTCCTTGCCCCTAGGCAGTTCACGTTGAACATCACCCATCGCTCGTCCTCTCTCCCGAGAGAGGACTGGGGTGAACATTGACGCAACCTTGTGGGAGCGCACCCTGTGCGCGACAGCCTGACGGAGCGGTGACCACCAGACGCTGCGGTCGCGCACAGGGTGCGCTCCTACAAGGTAGGTCCCGCCATGGCGAAGGTGCCGTCATTCGACAACCGCGATGTGCCGCGTAGCGGCACGAGCCGTGCGCTCTGCGCTTTGGCTTTCGACCTTTGGGCCCCTGTGCGGCGGTGAGGGGTGGACGATCAGGCCCGCAGGGGGATCGGCAGGGATGCCGATCCCTTTTCGACAGGGCAGGACGCCCTGTCGAAAAGCCCGGCCGCCCCTCACGGACTGGCCGGCTTCTCCGGCCAGCGCCAAGCGGGGTGCCTTTCTCTTTGGTTACTTTCTCTTGGGCAAGCAAGAGAAAGTGACCCGGCCTCCGGCAGGAGGGCGGAAGCCCGCCGCAGGCGAGCCAGATCGCCGCATCGCCACAACCAAACACCGGGGCTCTAGATCCTGGCCTGGACCGGGATGACGATACGAAACGGTGAGGCTGGGTTACTCCCTCTCCCCAAAGGGAGAGGAGGAAGAAAGCTGCAAGATCGGTCGGAGCTACCCGCGCCCGCTCAGGGCGCGCCCTGCACCATGATCTTCCCAAGCCCAAGCGACTTGTTCCGCGGCATCCGCGACAATCGCCCCGCCGCATTCCGCGCAATCTCGCGATAACGCGCGGCCAGATCGGAATCAGGCATCGCCACCACCGTCGGCGTGCCTCCGTCCGCCTGCTCACGGATACGGATGTCCAGCGGCAGCGAGCCGAGATACGCCACGTGGTACTGCTCGGCCATGCGCGCGCCGCCGCCCTCACCGAAGATGTGCTCTTCGTGCCCGCAGTGGGAGCACACGTGCGTGGCCATGTTCTCCACCACGCCGAGTACCGGCACCTCGACCTTCTCGAACATCTTCAGCGCCTTGCGCGCGTCCAGCAGCGCGATGTCCTGTGGCGTGGTGACGATCACCGCGCCCGACACCGGTACTTTCTGCGACAGCGTGAGCTGGATGTCGCCGGTGCCCGGCGGCAGGTCGACGATGAGGTAGTCGAGCTGCTCCCAGCGACTGTCGTTGAGCAGCTGCATCATGGCCTGGGTCACCATCGGGCCGCGCCAGATCATCGGGGTCTCTTCCTCGATCAGGAAGCCGATGGACATGGCCTGCAGGCCGTGCGCCTCCAACGGGATGATGGTCTTGCCATCCGGCGACTGCGGCTTGCCACTGATGCCCAGCATGCGCGGCTGGCTGGGGCCGTAGATGTCGGCGTCGAGCACACCCACCCGGGCGCCTTCGGCCGCCAGTGCCAGGGCCAGGTTGGCGGAGACCGTGGACTTGCCCACGCCGCCCTTGCCCGAGGCCACCACGATGATGTTCTTCACCCCCGGCAACGGCGCCAGCGTGCCCTGCACCTTGTGGGCGTGGATGCGGGTGCCAACGGATACCGTCGCTGTGGCGATGGCCGGGTCGGCCTCCAGCGCGCGTTTGGCGGTGGCGGCCAGCGTGTCGGCCACGCCCTTGGCCGGATAACCGAGCTGGATGTCGACCGACACCCGATCGCCATCCACGCCCACGGCGCGCACGGCATCGACCAGGGGAGCACCGGTATGGGAATCAACGAGTTCGCCAAGAATGTGGCGGACCAGGGCTTCGCTCGCCTGCGTCATATCGAAATCTACGGCCTGTCATGGGGATGACCCATTATGCCAGCGTGGCCCTCTCGGGCGTTTGCGGCGCTTTCGCATTGCAGCTTGACGCCTTCGCGCAAGGTCGGTCAGGCTCCGGAACATACGCTTTCGTACGGGAGGATCATCCATGAAGTCACTGCTTCGCACCGCCGTGGTCGCCGGCCTGTTGCTGGGCGCCGGTACCGTGTTCGCCGCCGAGGTCACCCCGGTGGGCACCTGGAAGACCATCGACGATGAGACGGGTAAGCCCAAGTCCATCGTGAAGATCACCGACGAAGGCGGCGAACTGAAGGCCACCGTGCTGGAAGTGCTGCAGTCAGACGAAGGCCCGCACCCGATCTGCAAGAACTGCGATGGCGAGCGGAAGGACAAGCCGATCGAAGGCATGAACATCATGTGGGGCGTGCACAAGGACGGCGACACCGTCTGGGACGGCGGCAAGATCCTCGACCCCAAGACCGGCAAGATCTACAAGGTGAAGCTGCAGCCCAGCGACGACGGCAGCAAGCTCACCGTGCGCGGCTATATCGGCTTCTCGCTGCTCGGTCGCAGCCAGGAGTGGCAGCGCCAGCAGTAAGGCGTCGCCAACTTTTTGTAGGAGCGCACTTGTGCGCGGCCGCAGGGTTCATGTGTGCCGCAGTCGCGCACAAGTGCGCTCCTACAGGGGCTTTGAGGTTCAGCCCGCCGTCGCCTCGGCCCGATGCACCGCCACGCCACGCGCCGTGAATGCCGCACGCGTCGCCTTGTCGGCCGAATGCTCCACCACCAGGTGCTGCACCCGCGCCAGTTCAGCCACCTGATGCGCGGCCACCGCGCCCAGCTTGTCGTCGGTCGCCACGACCACGGTTTCGTCGCTGGCCTCGATCATGGCGCGCTTGAACAGCGATTCCTCGCTGTCGAATCCCCACAATCCGTGTGCCGCGTCGATGGCGCATGCACCGGGGAAACAGAGATCCGCGCGCACCCGGCGCACCTGGTCCACCGCCTGTGCACCGGTCGCACCACCGATGGTGGTGTCGATGCGACCACCGATGAGCAACACCTCGAAACCTTCGCGATCGAGCAAAACCTGTGCGATATGCGGCGCATTCGTGATGACAGTAAGCCGGGCATCGCGCGGTAGTGCGGCCGCAATGGCGGCGTTGGTGCTACCGGCGTCGATCAGCAGGGTCTGCCCCGCCTGCACCAGGCTCGCCGCCTTGCGCGCCAGGGCTTCCTTGCGCGCGGAGTGCTCGTGGCGGCGCTGTTTCAACGGCGTCAATGTGACGGCCGGCAGCAACGCGCCACCATATACGCGCTTGCATAGCCCCAGCGCGGCCAGCTCCCGCAGGTCGCGGCGGATGGAGTCTTCGGAAACCTCGAAGGCCTGGGCCAGCTCCGCCGCCACCACGCGCCCCTCGGCGCGCAGGCGTTCAAGGATGCGCTGCTGGCGCTCTTCCGGCAGGGCGTTGCTGTCGACCGTGGGCGTCTTAGCCATGCGATGCCTCGCGAGTGGATGCTTCAAGCACATTCAGTTCGATCAGCCGGCGGCGCAGCCCATCCGCGCCACGGAACCACCAACCGTGCATGCCAAGTGCTTCGGCGGCGGCCACGTTGCGCGCGGAGTCGTCGATGTAGAGCGCCGCGGCAGGGTCGACGCCATAACGTTCCAGCAGGCGCTGGTAAATGCGTGGATCGGGTTTGATCAGCCGTTCCTGGCCGGAAACAACGATGCCTTCGAACCACTGCAGGAAGGGAAAGCGGCGCTGCGCAATGGGGAACGTCTCCTGCGACCAGTTGGTCAACGCGAGCAGCCGCACACCGCGCGCACGAAGTTCCGCCAGCACCGCGATGCTGTCCTCCATCGCGCCGACCAGGGTTTCTTCCCAGCGCAGGTGGTAGGCATCGATGAGGTCGGCGTGGTCGGGAAACTGGCCGCGCAGCAGTGCGGTCGCCTCCGTCCACGGGCGACCGGCGTCCTGCTGCTCGTTCCATTGGCTGTTGCAGACTTCGCGCAGGAACCATTCCATCTGCGCCTCGTCGGGAATCAGTTGCCGGTAGAGGCGGCGCGGATCCCATCCGATCAGCACGTTGCCCAGGTCGAAGATCACCGTGTCGACTTGCTTGCTCATAGCTTCACGATCCTTGCCGAAAGTCCTACCAGCACCAGCAGGCCCGCCACCCCGGCAAAAGCCACCGGCAGGCTGCTGGCATGTGCCACGAAGCCGATCAACGCGGGGCCGCTGAGCAGGCCGGCATAACCCAGTGTGGTCGCCGTGGCGATGGCAATCGCCGGCGGCGTGCCCGGTAGGCGTCCCGCCGCGCTGAACATGACCGGCACGATGTTGGATGCGCCCAGGCCGATGAGCACGAAACCCGCCAGCGACGTCACCGCACCGGAAACACCCGCCACCAGCATGAAGCCCGCCGCCGCCAGCATGGCACCGATGCGCACCGCCCACGCCGGGCCGAAGCGCCCGACGATGCGGTCACCGGTGAGGCGCCCCAAGGCCATCGCCACCGAGAAGAAGGCGTAGCCAAATCCGGCCGACGCGGGAGCCACGCCACGGAAGTCGCGCAGGAACACGGCGCTCCAGTCCAGCATCGCGCCTTCGGCCAGGAAGCTGACGAAGCACAGCAGGCCAAGCAGCCACGCCAGCGCGTGCGGCATGCCGAGCGGTTCCTTGCGCGGTGCGTCGGCGGACGGCGCGTCATCGAGCAGATCGCCACGCAGCCACAGCACCGTCGCGACCAGCAAGGCCGCGATGGCACCCGCCGCCAGCGGGAGTGGCACGCCGGCAGCCAGCAGGCCGCTCATCACCGCAGCGCCGGACAGGCCACCGACACTGAACAGGCCGTGGAATCCCGACATCAATCGACCGCCATCAAGACGTTCGACATCCACGGCGTGGGCATTCATCGCCACGTCCACCGCGCCCAGCATCACGCCGAAATAAAACAGTGTCGCCACCAGCATCGCTACGCTGGACACCATCGCCAGCACCGGCAGTGCTGCGCACATCAGCAGGCCCGAGGCGACGATGACCGTGCGGTTGCCGAGCTTGTGCGCCAGCCAGCCGACGAACGGCATGGACAACATCGAGCCGCCACCAAACGCCAGCAAGGCCAGGCCGAGCTGGGCATCGTCCAGCCCAAGCCGGGCCTTGGCATACGGCACCATCGGTGCCCAGGCGGACATGCCGATGCCCGACACGAGAAAAATCAGCCGCGTCGCCCGCCTGGCCGCTGGAATCGCCGGGCCTGGGGGTGCGCGTAAAGTGTCGGTACTGGCGTCCACGGGGTTTACCTAGGATAGAACGGACACAAATGTATTGAATCGTGCACAAACGTGCAACACCTCCTTGTGCTGCCGCTTTCCTCTTCCGTCTTCACGGCCAGGCATGCGGCAAGGAGCGTCTCGCACGACCGCCGGTATCTCCAACGTCACCGTGCCGCTGGCGCAACGCGCGAGCCCCACGCCGACAGAGAGCCATGTTCCATGACCGGCGACAAACGTCTTCGTTGCCGTGTGCCCGATGCCACTCGCGCGCTGACCGCGCGGAAACATCGCCACTCGCATCCTGCTGCCGCGCGGGCGTCCATACGGCCGTGATGGGGAGTCCGCGGCCCCGCATGCCATAATGGACAACCCCGTCCATCAAGACCGTTGCCGCCCCATGAGCCGACGCCTCCTCGTCACCAATGCGCTGCCCTATGCCAATGGCCCGCTTCACCTGGGTCATCTGCTGGGCTACATCCAGGCCGACATCTGGGTACGCGCGCAGCGGATGCAGGGCAACGAGGCCATCTACGTGTGCGCCGACGATGCCCATGGCACGCCGATCATGCTGGCCGCGGAAAAGGCCGGGCTGTCACCCGAGAAGTACATCGAAGGAATCCGCGTGGGCCACGAGGCCGACTTCGCGGCCTTCGGCGTGGCGTTCGACCACTACCACTCCACGCACTCGGAAGAAAACCGCGAGCTGGCCTCGCTGATCTATACGCGCCTGCGCGACGGCGGCTACATCGCCCGCCGCAACATCCAGCAGCTGTTCGATCCGGAAAAGGACATGTTCCTGCCGGACCGCTACATCAAGGGCACCTGCCCCAACTGCAAGACACCCGACCAGTACGGCGACAACTGCGAAAACTGTGGCGCCACCTACGCGCCCACCGACCTGATCAACCCGTACTCTGTGATGTCCGGCGCCACGCCGGTGCTGCGCGATTCGGAGCACTTCTTCTTCGAGCTGGGCAAGTTCGAGTCGCTGCTGCGCGACTGGTTTGCCGGCAAGTTCACCGACGGCCAGCCGGTAGCCAACAGCGGCGTGACCGCCAAGCTGCGCGAGTGGCTGGACGGCGGCCTGAAGGATTGGGACATCTCGCGCGATGCGCCCTACTTCGGCTTCCCGATTCCCGACGAGCCGGGCAAGTTCTTCTACGTGTGGCTGGACGCGCCCGTGGGCTACCTCGCCAGCTTCAAGGCGCTGTGCAACCGCACCGACCTGAAGTTCGAGGACTTCCTCAGCGTCGACAGCCGCGCCGAGATGCACCACTTCATCGGCAAGGACATCATCAACTTCCACGGCCTGTTCTGGCCGGCGATGCTGCACGGCGCGGACTTCCGCGTGCCCACGGCATTGCACGTCAACGGCTACCTGATGGTGAACGGCGCGAAGATGTCCAAGTCGCGCGGCACCTTCATCATGGCGCGCACTTATCTTGATTCGGGCCTGCACCCGGAATTCCTGCGCTATTACTTCACCACCATGCTGAGCGACACGCCGGTGGACGTGGACCTGGACCTCAAGACCTTCGAGGAACGCGTCAACTCCCACCTGGTCGGCAAGTGGGTGAACATCGCCAGCCGCACCGCGGGTTTCGTGCACAAGTTCTTCGACGGCCGCCTGGCGCCTGCGTTCAGTGCGGAAGAACAGGAGCTGTGGCGCGAACTGCTGTCGCTCTACGGCGACGTCCCCACGCTGTACAACAGCAAGGACTTCGCCGAAGTGGCGCGCCGCTTCGTCACCATGGCCGACATGGTCAACGGCTACATCGCCGCCAAGGCGCCGTGGGCCATGGCCAAGGACGACACCCGCCGCGATGAACTGCACCAGGTGTGCTCGTTCGCGCTGGCGGCCTTCCGCCTGCTCGCCGGCCTGCTGAAGCCGGTGGTGCCGGCCACGGTGGAGGCTGCCGAGCGCTTCCTTGCCGCGCCGATCACCGGTTTCGACGATGCCCGCGCGGAGCTGCACAACCACACCATCAACGCGTTCGAGCCGCTGCTCGGCCGCATCGACCCCAAGCAGGTCGAGGCCATGGTGGAAGCGTCCAGGGATTCCCTGGCGCCCGCCGAAGCCAAGCCCGCCCCCAAGAAAGCCAAGGAACAGAGCAAGACCATGACTGAAGCCAGCACCACGCCCGCCACCGACGGCGCCGCCGTCATCGGCATCGACGATTTCGCCAAGCTCGACCTGCGCATCGGCAAGGTCACCGCCTGCGAATTCGTGGACGGTTCGGACAAGCTGCTGCGCTTCGAACTGGATGCCGGCCCGCTGGGTACGCGCCAGATCTTCTCGGGCATCCGCGCCGCTTACGCCGAGCCGGAAAAGCTGGTTGGCCGCAACGTGGTGTTCATCGCCAACCTGGCGCCGCGCAAGATGCGCTTCGGCCTGTCCGAGGGCATGATCCTGTCCGCTGGCGACGGCGGCAACGACCTGTTCCTGCTGGACGCCGACCAGGGCGCGAAACCGGGCGCCACGGTCCGCTGAGCGTTCCCGCCATGTCGTCGCTGGTCGACCGCATCGACGCGCTGCTTCCGCAGACGCAATGCGAGCAATGCGGTTACCACGGCTGCCGGCCCTACGCGGAGGCCATCGCGCGCGGCGAGGCGAAGATCAACCAATGCCCGCCGGGTGGTGCGGCGGGCATTGTGAAACTGGCGCAACTGCTTGACGTGCCGGCGCTCCCGCTCGATCCGGAGCATGGGGTGGAAAAGCCGCGCATGCTCGCGCGCATCGTCGAGGCCGACTGCATCGGCTGCACCAAGTGCATCCAGGCCTGCCCCGTGGATGCCATCGTGGGCGCATCCAAAGTCATGCACACGGTGATGAGCGACGACTGCACCGGCTGCGAGCTGTGCGTGCCCGCCTGCCCGGTGGATTGCATCGTGCTCGAGCCCATGCCGCAGGCGCAGGTGGATGACCCTGCCCATGCCGATACGTCGCGCGCGCATTTCCAGCGTCGTGAGGCGCGACTGCAGCGCGAGAAGGACAACCGCGAGGCTGAACTCGCCGCCCGCAAGGCCGAAGTGGCGGCTACCGCGACGCCGGCCAATCCGGTGCTCGCCGCACTGGCGCGTGCAAAAGCCAAACAGCAAGGGAAAACTCCGTGAAGAAAGCCGACGTCGTCGAGCTGTTCACCCGTTTGCGCGAGCTTGATCCGCATCCCACCACGGAACTCACCTACACCACGCCCTTCGAGTTGCTGGTGGCGGTGGTGCTGTCGGCGCAGGCCACCGATGTCGGCGTAAACAAGGCCACGAAGAAGCTCTACCCGGTGGCGAACACGCCGCAGGCCATCCTCGACCTGGGTGAAGAGAAGCTCAAGCAGTACATCAGCACCATCGGCCTGTTCAACGGCAAGGCCAAGAACGTCATCTCGCTGAGCCGCATCCTGGTTGACCAGTACGACGGCGAGGTGCCGCAGACGCGCGAGGCGCTGGAAGCCCTCCCCGGCGTGGGCCGCAAGACGGCCAACGTGGTGCTCAACACCGCCTTTGGCCATCCCACCATCGCGGTGGACACGCACATCTTCCGCGTTTCCAACCGCACCGGCCTTGCGCCCGGCAAGGACGTGCGCGCGGTAGAGGACAAGCTGGAGAAAGTCGTGCCTGCCGAATTCAAGCAGGACGCGCATCACTGGCTGATCCTGCATGGCCGCTATGTGTGCAAGGCGCGCAAACCCGATTGTCCGCAATGCGTGATCCGCGACCTGTGTCGCTACAAGGACAAGACGCCGGCCTGAGCACGCGCAAGCATCACATGCGCATGGCGTGATGGTTACGTTGGCAACGACTTCGCGCCTGCAGAGGCACTGTCTGCATGGGCAACATCAAAGCGGTGCGTTGCTCACGAAACGGCTTGCACGAACCGCACCTCATGATTCCCTCGTCATCGCGATGACATCTCGCCGCCACGCGCGAATCGTTTCTCCTGCAACCACAACAGCACTGTTTTCGCCGGTGCCAATGCGCAAGTCATCGACGTGTCGCGTTCCGATGCGTGGCGTGTCTTCCCTGTTTCACGCAAACGCCGCGCGCATGGCAAACATGCGTCAAATATGCGGTTTTTGACCATGACTAGTGGCATACATCCAACGTCCAAAGCTCCAAAACATCATAAATCCCTCAGTGTTTCGCGCGAGTTCCTCAAGCTTGGTGCGCGTCATGGACCTATGGTCACATCTCCCCCGGAACTCCCCCCCGTCAGGAGGCCTCACCATGAAGCGCATCATCCTCACCTCTGTCGTGGCTGCCATCGGAATTGCCTGCATCGGTCAGGCACAGGCCACCGTCGAAAGCTACACCGTCGACCTCAACGGTTACGCCGTCATCGGATTCGTGGGAAACACCCCGGCTGACTACG
This genomic interval from Dyella japonica A8 contains the following:
- the apbC gene encoding iron-sulfur cluster carrier protein ApbC; translated protein: MTQASEALVRHILGELVDSHTGAPLVDAVRAVGVDGDRVSVDIQLGYPAKGVADTLAATAKRALEADPAIATATVSVGTRIHAHKVQGTLAPLPGVKNIIVVASGKGGVGKSTVSANLALALAAEGARVGVLDADIYGPSQPRMLGISGKPQSPDGKTIIPLEAHGLQAMSIGFLIEEETPMIWRGPMVTQAMMQLLNDSRWEQLDYLIVDLPPGTGDIQLTLSQKVPVSGAVIVTTPQDIALLDARKALKMFEKVEVPVLGVVENMATHVCSHCGHEEHIFGEGGGARMAEQYHVAYLGSLPLDIRIREQADGGTPTVVAMPDSDLAARYREIARNAAGRLSRMPRNKSLGLGKIMVQGAP
- a CDS encoding DUF2147 domain-containing protein, translated to MKSLLRTAVVAGLLLGAGTVFAAEVTPVGTWKTIDDETGKPKSIVKITDEGGELKATVLEVLQSDEGPHPICKNCDGERKDKPIEGMNIMWGVHKDGDTVWDGGKILDPKTGKIYKVKLQPSDDGSKLTVRGYIGFSLLGRSQEWQRQQ
- a CDS encoding DeoR/GlpR family DNA-binding transcription regulator, with the protein product MAKTPTVDSNALPEERQQRILERLRAEGRVVAAELAQAFEVSEDSIRRDLRELAALGLCKRVYGGALLPAVTLTPLKQRRHEHSARKEALARKAASLVQAGQTLLIDAGSTNAAIAAALPRDARLTVITNAPHIAQVLLDREGFEVLLIGGRIDTTIGGATGAQAVDQVRRVRADLCFPGACAIDAAHGLWGFDSEESLFKRAMIEASDETVVVATDDKLGAVAAHQVAELARVQHLVVEHSADKATRAAFTARGVAVHRAEATAG
- a CDS encoding HAD family hydrolase; its protein translation is MSKQVDTVIFDLGNVLIGWDPRRLYRQLIPDEAQMEWFLREVCNSQWNEQQDAGRPWTEATALLRGQFPDHADLIDAYHLRWEETLVGAMEDSIAVLAELRARGVRLLALTNWSQETFPIAQRRFPFLQWFEGIVVSGQERLIKPDPRIYQRLLERYGVDPAAALYIDDSARNVAAAEALGMHGWWFRGADGLRRRLIELNVLEASTREASHG
- a CDS encoding MFS transporter, producing the protein MSAWAPMVPYAKARLGLDDAQLGLALLAFGGGSMLSMPFVGWLAHKLGNRTVIVASGLLMCAALPVLAMVSSVAMLVATLFYFGVMLGAVDVAMNAHAVDVERLDGGRLMSGFHGLFSVGGLSGAAVMSGLLAAGVPLPLAAGAIAALLVATVLWLRGDLLDDAPSADAPRKEPLGMPHALAWLLGLLCFVSFLAEGAMLDWSAVFLRDFRGVAPASAGFGYAFFSVAMALGRLTGDRIVGRFGPAWAVRIGAMLAAAGFMLVAGVSGAVTSLAGFVLIGLGASNIVPVMFSAAGRLPGTPPAIAIATATTLGYAGLLSGPALIGFVAHASSLPVAFAGVAGLLVLVGLSARIVKL
- the metG gene encoding methionine--tRNA ligase, with amino-acid sequence MSRRLLVTNALPYANGPLHLGHLLGYIQADIWVRAQRMQGNEAIYVCADDAHGTPIMLAAEKAGLSPEKYIEGIRVGHEADFAAFGVAFDHYHSTHSEENRELASLIYTRLRDGGYIARRNIQQLFDPEKDMFLPDRYIKGTCPNCKTPDQYGDNCENCGATYAPTDLINPYSVMSGATPVLRDSEHFFFELGKFESLLRDWFAGKFTDGQPVANSGVTAKLREWLDGGLKDWDISRDAPYFGFPIPDEPGKFFYVWLDAPVGYLASFKALCNRTDLKFEDFLSVDSRAEMHHFIGKDIINFHGLFWPAMLHGADFRVPTALHVNGYLMVNGAKMSKSRGTFIMARTYLDSGLHPEFLRYYFTTMLSDTPVDVDLDLKTFEERVNSHLVGKWVNIASRTAGFVHKFFDGRLAPAFSAEEQELWRELLSLYGDVPTLYNSKDFAEVARRFVTMADMVNGYIAAKAPWAMAKDDTRRDELHQVCSFALAAFRLLAGLLKPVVPATVEAAERFLAAPITGFDDARAELHNHTINAFEPLLGRIDPKQVEAMVEASRDSLAPAEAKPAPKKAKEQSKTMTEASTTPATDGAAVIGIDDFAKLDLRIGKVTACEFVDGSDKLLRFELDAGPLGTRQIFSGIRAAYAEPEKLVGRNVVFIANLAPRKMRFGLSEGMILSAGDGGNDLFLLDADQGAKPGATVR
- the rsxB gene encoding electron transport complex subunit RsxB, which encodes MSSLVDRIDALLPQTQCEQCGYHGCRPYAEAIARGEAKINQCPPGGAAGIVKLAQLLDVPALPLDPEHGVEKPRMLARIVEADCIGCTKCIQACPVDAIVGASKVMHTVMSDDCTGCELCVPACPVDCIVLEPMPQAQVDDPAHADTSRAHFQRREARLQREKDNREAELAARKAEVAATATPANPVLAALARAKAKQQGKTP
- the nth gene encoding endonuclease III, with protein sequence MKKADVVELFTRLRELDPHPTTELTYTTPFELLVAVVLSAQATDVGVNKATKKLYPVANTPQAILDLGEEKLKQYISTIGLFNGKAKNVISLSRILVDQYDGEVPQTREALEALPGVGRKTANVVLNTAFGHPTIAVDTHIFRVSNRTGLAPGKDVRAVEDKLEKVVPAEFKQDAHHWLILHGRYVCKARKPDCPQCVIRDLCRYKDKTPA